One [Clostridium] saccharolyticum WM1 DNA segment encodes these proteins:
- a CDS encoding family 78 glycoside hydrolase catalytic domain yields MFVSPKGEQILDFGQNMVGFCKFICREERGGQIHLQYGEVLQQECFYNGNYRSAKAEYNYTSDGCIKEVEPFFTFYGFRYVKVSGISKIDPKDFTGVVLYSDLQQTLQVSTDHVKLNRLMQNSLWGQRGNFIDIPTDCPQRDERLGWTADAQVFVNTACYHMDCYSFYKKYLNDLRYDQKVHYEGDIPMYSPSLKKAAGSGGAVWADAGTIIPWNLYQAYGDKRLLDENYSMMKEYTDTVITVDKKDGNHHIITSGFTYGDWLAQDGVCPQALLGGTDENFIKSIYYKNSLDLTAKAAKVLRKKEDERYYSSLSNQVRKAILREYFTPVGKLAVDTQTAYVLSLYYQVFIDKNKVIEGLKARLKKDLYRIKSGFTGTPLMLPVLFENGMDEEAYRILFNEEFPGWLYAVNLGATTIWERWNSMLPDGRVNGINMNSFNHYAYGSVCEAIYKYIAGLKFTKAGCKCALIAPKLNYRLKHMKLAFESPLGTYQIEWFIQEDGVFQMDVMIPYGATAKVILPNHKDKRIDELTSGEYHYCYMPVIDYHHPFSESSIVLDLLSNKEANRVFRERLPRIYAMVTGEDEEFLAMDLIAFGYHKMFGTSLDEIAEAGKALRVIKV; encoded by the coding sequence ATTTTTGTCTCTCCCAAAGGAGAGCAGATTCTTGATTTTGGGCAGAATATGGTGGGTTTTTGTAAATTCATCTGCCGTGAAGAAAGAGGCGGGCAAATACATCTTCAATATGGGGAAGTACTGCAGCAGGAATGCTTTTATAATGGCAATTACAGGTCGGCAAAGGCGGAATATAACTATACATCAGATGGGTGTATAAAAGAAGTGGAGCCATTCTTTACATTCTATGGTTTTCGTTATGTAAAGGTTTCTGGTATAAGCAAGATTGACCCAAAGGATTTTACCGGAGTGGTTTTGTATTCTGACCTTCAACAAACCTTGCAGGTAAGTACGGATCATGTAAAATTAAACCGGTTGATGCAAAATTCCTTATGGGGACAGAGGGGAAATTTTATTGATATACCAACGGACTGTCCCCAACGGGATGAGCGACTTGGCTGGACGGCAGATGCCCAGGTTTTTGTGAATACTGCCTGCTATCATATGGACTGTTACAGCTTTTATAAGAAATATCTGAATGACTTGCGCTATGATCAAAAGGTTCATTACGAAGGTGATATCCCAATGTATTCTCCCTCCTTAAAAAAAGCGGCTGGCAGTGGCGGGGCAGTATGGGCAGATGCGGGAACCATAATTCCGTGGAATTTATATCAGGCCTATGGAGATAAAAGGCTGCTTGATGAAAATTATAGTATGATGAAGGAATATACGGATACGGTAATTACGGTAGATAAAAAAGACGGAAACCATCATATTATAACATCAGGATTTACCTACGGGGACTGGCTGGCACAGGATGGAGTATGTCCCCAGGCTTTGTTAGGAGGAACCGATGAAAATTTTATTAAAAGTATCTACTATAAAAACAGTCTGGATTTAACGGCTAAGGCAGCCAAAGTATTACGTAAAAAGGAAGATGAGAGATACTACTCATCACTTTCAAATCAAGTAAGAAAGGCAATTCTCAGAGAATACTTTACACCGGTTGGCAAACTGGCTGTTGATACACAGACAGCATATGTTCTCTCACTTTATTATCAGGTTTTTATTGATAAAAACAAGGTAATTGAAGGCTTGAAGGCCAGATTGAAGAAAGATCTCTACAGAATTAAGAGTGGTTTTACCGGAACCCCTCTGATGCTGCCGGTGCTGTTTGAAAATGGTATGGATGAGGAAGCCTACCGGATACTTTTTAATGAAGAATTTCCGGGCTGGCTCTATGCTGTGAATCTTGGCGCAACGACGATATGGGAGAGGTGGAATTCCATGCTGCCGGATGGAAGGGTGAATGGAATAAACATGAATTCTTTCAATCATTATGCATATGGTTCCGTATGTGAAGCAATCTATAAATATATAGCTGGTCTAAAGTTTACGAAGGCCGGATGTAAGTGCGCCCTCATCGCTCCAAAGCTGAATTATAGGCTAAAGCACATGAAGTTAGCCTTTGAATCTCCATTAGGTACGTATCAAATTGAATGGTTCATTCAAGAAGACGGAGTCTTCCAAATGGATGTCATGATACCTTATGGAGCAACAGCCAAGGTCATTCTGCCTAACCATAAGGACAAAAGGATAGATGAGTTAACTTCAGGAGAATATCATTATTGTTATATGCCGGTCATAGATTATCATCATCCATTCAGTGAATCCTCGATAGTACTTGATCTCCTTAGCAATAAGGAGGCAAACCGAGTTTTCCGTGAAAGACTGCCAAGAATATATGCTATGGTAACCGGAGAAGATGAAGAGTTTCTAGCGATGGACCTAATTGCTTTTGGTTATCATAAAATGTTTGGAACATCTTTGGACGAAATAGCAGAAGCAGGAAAAGCATTAAGAGTAATTAAGGTTTAA
- a CDS encoding MerR family transcriptional regulator: MENKKDLLTIGELAQMAGVTIRTLQYYDEKNLLKPVITEGGRRKYTSDDVLRLEQILFLKSLGFSLDEIDKKILKYNDKADLEEVFGQQRKVLIGKMEHLNNMVDMLDAAIAETKNSQEINMNCIIAIIESMKRGNSYGFLVRYFNNEQLKSFAIRLFGMSYGLNAKKAFDKLKELYEKGVDPEGKEGQYLAKLWWDMVNDFTYGDIDLLKAMIDAGRDIQNWPEEVKDIKKPIESFLAKALNSYFYNNSLDKSIKNLWLLNRLPLQNL, from the coding sequence ATGGAGAATAAAAAAGATTTGTTAACAATTGGAGAGTTAGCACAAATGGCTGGAGTAACAATACGTACACTTCAGTATTATGATGAGAAGAATTTACTGAAGCCAGTTATTACAGAGGGTGGAAGAAGAAAATATACGAGTGATGATGTTTTACGTCTTGAACAGATTTTATTTCTTAAATCATTGGGCTTTTCTTTAGATGAAATTGATAAAAAGATACTGAAATATAATGATAAGGCTGACTTAGAGGAAGTATTCGGACAACAGCGAAAAGTTCTGATTGGTAAGATGGAACACTTAAATAATATGGTGGATATGCTTGATGCGGCTATTGCGGAGACAAAAAATAGCCAGGAAATTAATATGAATTGTATTATTGCGATTATTGAGTCGATGAAACGGGGGAATTCCTATGGATTTTTAGTTAGATATTTTAACAATGAACAACTGAAAAGCTTTGCAATTCGATTGTTTGGCATGTCTTATGGTTTGAATGCAAAAAAAGCGTTTGATAAACTAAAAGAACTTTATGAAAAAGGTGTTGATCCAGAGGGGAAAGAAGGACAGTATCTAGCAAAGCTCTGGTGGGATATGGTCAACGATTTTACCTATGGTGACATTGATTTGTTAAAAGCAATGATAGATGCAGGTAGAGATATACAAAATTGGCCGGAGGAAGTGAAAGATATAAAAAAGCCTATTGAAAGTTTTCTTGCAAAGGCACTTAATTCTTATTTTTATAATAACAGTTTAGATAAAAGCATAAAAAACTTATGGTTGTTGAACCGCTTGCCTTTGCAGAACTTATAA
- a CDS encoding VOC family protein, whose translation MQYQGTLIAVSDMEKAKHFYETVMEQKIMMDLGVHVSFESGLSLQSNYAELVGADLPSKGKPNNFQLYFEVEDLEYWQDKISSTEGIEFIHKAKEYPWGQSVIRFYDYDKFIVEVAESMTSVAKRFLAQGLSIEETAERTMFPVAFVKSLM comes from the coding sequence ATGCAATATCAAGGTACTTTGATTGCCGTATCTGATATGGAGAAGGCAAAGCATTTTTATGAAACTGTGATGGAACAAAAGATTATGATGGATTTGGGGGTACATGTGTCTTTTGAAAGCGGGCTTTCCCTGCAATCCAATTACGCCGAACTTGTTGGTGCAGATTTGCCCAGCAAGGGGAAGCCGAACAACTTTCAGCTTTACTTTGAAGTGGAAGATTTGGAATATTGGCAAGATAAAATCAGCAGCACGGAAGGAATTGAATTTATTCACAAGGCGAAAGAATATCCTTGGGGACAGAGTGTTATAAGATTTTATGACTATGATAAATTTATAGTAGAAGTGGCCGAAAGCATGACAAGTGTAGCAAAACGTTTTTTAGCACAAGGACTAAGCATTGAGGAAACTGCGGAGAGAACCATGTTCCCTGTAGCATTTGTTAAAAGCCTTATGTAA
- a CDS encoding helix-turn-helix transcriptional regulator: protein MLTKDSIQNYRNYSRVLIRGDDFIYIQPHSELRNFISNYTITFPSKGMMSDNYAVVPHGSATLVQSCTDCYIHSNLFGPITKPSYVGKSANHFSLLFIVEFQPAGYYAFSGMPQKEMTDCVIDFEDVNPSMNRLMANELETSFSIHNLITKMDRLFLAHLKGAFYRQEFSQASNLIINSGGTLSVKELSHNVFYSERHLVRLFDEYMGVGIKSFSRLVRVNKSIRLLQRHNYGLTQVFMETGFYDMPHFINDFKAICGITPQEYRDNMSDFYSEIAKF, encoded by the coding sequence TTGCTTACAAAAGATTCAATTCAGAACTATAGGAATTATAGCCGCGTACTAATACGAGGTGATGATTTTATATATATTCAACCACATTCAGAGCTTAGAAATTTTATATCCAATTACACGATCACTTTTCCGAGTAAAGGTATGATGTCAGATAATTACGCTGTTGTGCCCCACGGGAGCGCTACACTTGTGCAATCATGTACTGATTGCTACATCCACAGCAACTTGTTTGGTCCCATCACGAAGCCTTCCTATGTTGGCAAGTCAGCCAATCATTTTAGCCTCTTGTTTATTGTAGAGTTTCAACCGGCGGGTTATTATGCTTTTAGCGGAATGCCGCAAAAAGAAATGACAGATTGTGTAATAGACTTTGAAGATGTTAATCCCTCAATGAACCGCCTGATGGCAAATGAACTGGAAACGTCGTTTAGTATCCATAACCTAATTACTAAAATGGACAGGCTCTTTCTGGCGCACTTGAAAGGTGCATTTTATCGCCAGGAATTTTCACAAGCAAGTAATTTGATTATAAATAGCGGAGGGACTCTTTCCGTGAAAGAGCTTTCACACAATGTTTTTTATAGCGAACGTCATTTGGTACGACTTTTTGACGAATATATGGGCGTGGGTATAAAATCGTTCTCTCGCCTTGTACGTGTAAACAAGTCTATACGCCTTTTACAGCGGCACAACTATGGCTTAACACAGGTTTTTATGGAAACTGGTTTTTATGATATGCCTCACTTCATCAATGATTTTAAGGCCATTTGCGGTATCACTCCGCAGGAGTATCGGGATAATATGTCCGATTTTTACAGCGAGATAGCCAAATTCTAA
- a CDS encoding TetR/AcrR family transcriptional regulator, with translation MANIRTPKQKRSIDKKKNIAITGFELFCEKGYHKTNTIEIAERAGVSIGALYSYFKDKRDIYIAAYEQYLDSNSQLLFEALKQLPEPFRLSVFIDQWIQCYIQFFCTSGSVLAPLRMMMLEDEEINHHFCDFEHEYISKIVEILNQNGFVSHDLLEKVYVCSILVDSLNQENSVFPHKRISFDALKRQIIETVFHILSS, from the coding sequence ATGGCAAATATACGAACCCCCAAACAGAAACGGTCCATAGATAAAAAGAAAAACATTGCAATAACCGGATTTGAGCTATTCTGCGAAAAAGGTTACCACAAAACCAACACCATAGAAATTGCGGAGCGTGCCGGTGTTTCCATAGGGGCGTTATATAGCTATTTCAAGGATAAACGTGATATCTATATTGCTGCATATGAGCAGTATCTTGATTCAAACTCTCAGCTTTTATTTGAAGCGCTGAAGCAATTACCGGAACCATTTCGCCTTTCTGTTTTCATAGATCAATGGATTCAATGCTATATCCAATTCTTTTGTACATCGGGTTCGGTATTGGCTCCATTAAGAATGATGATGCTGGAAGATGAAGAAATCAATCATCATTTCTGTGATTTTGAGCATGAATACATTTCAAAAATTGTAGAAATACTGAATCAAAATGGTTTCGTGTCTCATGACTTGCTTGAAAAAGTTTATGTCTGCAGCATCTTGGTTGACTCCTTGAATCAAGAGAATTCTGTATTTCCCCATAAACGCATAAGTTTTGATGCTCTAAAACGACAAATCATCGAAACCGTTTTTCACATATTGTCTTCATGA